A window from Proteiniborus sp. DW1 encodes these proteins:
- a CDS encoding metal-dependent hydrolase codes for MITKNGKDDLMRVQYLSHAVVLIEGKEINAVIDPFISGNPNCPIKVDDLKNITHIFITHGHGDHLGDTVEIAKKWGATVICNFEIGNYLARYDLNIHTMHIGGTYNFGFGKVKMTPALHGSGITDGEEIIDGGNPCGFVIEIENKKIYHAGDTGLTLDMQLLESEDIDLAFIPIGGNYTMDIEDAAKAVGFIKPKVVVPMHYNTFPVIKADPTVFAGKVKEAKVKILSFGESIEL; via the coding sequence ATGATTACTAAAAATGGAAAGGATGATTTGATGAGAGTTCAATATCTTAGTCATGCTGTAGTTTTAATTGAAGGTAAAGAAATAAATGCAGTAATTGATCCATTTATTTCTGGAAATCCAAACTGTCCAATCAAGGTTGATGATTTAAAGAATATTACACACATATTTATAACTCATGGTCACGGAGATCATTTGGGAGATACAGTTGAAATTGCAAAGAAATGGGGGGCTACAGTAATCTGTAATTTTGAAATTGGAAATTATTTAGCTAGATACGATTTAAACATACATACTATGCATATTGGAGGAACATATAATTTTGGATTTGGAAAGGTTAAGATGACACCAGCACTACATGGTTCTGGAATAACAGATGGAGAAGAAATTATTGATGGCGGTAATCCTTGTGGGTTTGTAATTGAAATAGAAAACAAAAAAATCTACCATGCAGGAGATACGGGGCTTACATTAGATATGCAGCTGTTAGAAAGTGAAGACATAGACTTAGCTTTTATTCCAATAGGTGGGAATTATACAATGGATATAGAGGATGCAGCAAAAGCAGTAGGCTTTATTAAACCCAAAGTTGTAGTGCCTATGCATTATAATACTTTCCCAGTAATAAAAGCTGATCCAACTGTATTTGCAGGCAAAGTAAAGGAAGCAAAAGTAAAAATACTATCTTTTGGGGAAAGTATCGAGCTTTAA
- a CDS encoding prenyltransferase: protein MTISSFLKLVEIQTKAASVIPFFLGTVYTIYRFNSFNPKNFIIMFVSLITVDMGTTAINNYMDYRKAIKKYGYNYEKHNAIVKYKLNESVVIATIVLLFLIAIVFGILLYINTNFIVLILGAISFGASVLYSYGPIPISHMPLGEIFSGLFMGFVIVFISIFIHVYDNNIIFYTFTNGVLNLGLNMKEFLYIFLLCIPTINGIANIMLANNTCDMEDDIVNKRYTLPIFIGKEKALRLFRTLYIAAYLDVILLILLGVVPIVSVISLLTYIPVSKNIKLFFEKQTKKDTFVLAVKNFMILNIVQVFAIGIGALFK from the coding sequence ATGACAATATCAAGTTTTCTTAAGCTCGTAGAAATTCAAACAAAAGCAGCTAGTGTAATTCCATTTTTTCTCGGAACAGTCTACACTATTTATAGGTTCAATAGCTTCAATCCAAAGAATTTTATCATAATGTTTGTATCATTAATTACAGTAGATATGGGAACTACAGCTATTAACAATTACATGGATTATAGAAAGGCTATAAAGAAGTACGGATATAATTATGAAAAGCATAATGCAATAGTTAAGTATAAATTAAATGAATCTGTAGTAATTGCTACTATAGTGTTATTATTTTTAATAGCCATAGTTTTTGGTATCCTCTTATATATAAATACTAACTTCATTGTTTTAATACTTGGAGCTATATCTTTTGGAGCATCAGTGCTATATTCTTATGGACCTATACCTATATCTCACATGCCATTAGGAGAAATATTCTCGGGGCTATTTATGGGTTTCGTAATAGTGTTTATTTCAATTTTTATTCATGTATATGATAATAATATTATTTTTTATACATTCACAAATGGAGTTTTAAATCTTGGACTTAATATGAAAGAATTCTTGTATATATTTCTGTTATGCATACCAACCATTAATGGAATTGCAAATATAATGCTAGCTAACAATACCTGTGATATGGAAGATGATATTGTAAATAAAAGATATACCTTACCAATTTTCATAGGAAAAGAAAAGGCATTAAGGCTATTTAGAACATTGTATATAGCTGCGTATTTGGATGTAATTTTACTTATACTCTTGGGAGTAGTTCCTATAGTTTCGGTAATATCTTTACTTACATATATACCAGTAAGCAAAAATATAAAATTGTTTTTTGAAAAGCAAACCAAAAAAGATACATTTGTTTTAGCAGTCAAAAACTTTATGATTTTAAATATTGTACAAGTTTTTGCTATAGGAATAGGGGCTTTGTTCAAATAA
- a CDS encoding MATE family efflux transporter, whose amino-acid sequence MNESIKTNSKEIRNKILSMILPITMENILQMLAGFVSMAMIGRIDAIAVGALGISQRLTQIVWALFKGVTTGASVFVAQAYGANNIKKLKSVVQQTLLSTIVLVIIFQQIIFWKASSLLSIFNPSTELMASATSYLKIVSWGLPFLAISLVVTGVLQGMGNAKTPMKIAFIMNIVNIACGFVFIFGKFGLPALGLKGAALATVIAQATAALLGLYVLFDKNGVLGTMYNKSFFELDFKEIFSVYKVGMPSAFESIFWQISAIILTKIILSFGETALAAYQLGLQAESISYMPAAGFGIAATAFIGQALGSKNKTLGKIYFRELIKGTLLITIFTAGILIFFPGGVMRLLTDDLEVIKIGSVYLVIMGLVQIPQNISGVLNGALRGAGFTRVPMIVAGVGIWGIRIPFALLMTNYFKLDIKAIWIVLGVDLICRFLLSLMLYKTRNIYEQELIIEAKTSHSNI is encoded by the coding sequence ATGAATGAAAGCATAAAGACAAATTCAAAAGAAATTAGAAATAAAATATTATCAATGATTTTACCAATTACTATGGAAAACATCCTTCAAATGCTGGCTGGCTTTGTTTCTATGGCTATGATTGGAAGAATTGATGCAATAGCTGTAGGAGCACTAGGAATCAGTCAAAGACTAACTCAAATTGTTTGGGCATTATTTAAAGGAGTAACTACTGGAGCATCTGTTTTTGTAGCCCAAGCCTATGGAGCAAATAATATTAAAAAACTAAAGAGTGTAGTGCAACAAACACTTTTGTCTACTATTGTATTAGTAATAATTTTTCAGCAAATTATCTTCTGGAAGGCTTCATCTCTTTTAAGTATATTTAATCCTTCTACAGAACTTATGGCTAGTGCTACTTCTTATTTAAAAATAGTCTCATGGGGACTGCCTTTTCTAGCAATCTCTCTTGTGGTAACAGGAGTATTGCAAGGAATGGGTAATGCAAAAACCCCTATGAAAATTGCTTTTATAATGAATATAGTAAATATCGCATGTGGATTTGTATTTATTTTTGGAAAATTTGGGTTGCCAGCATTAGGTCTTAAGGGAGCAGCATTGGCAACTGTTATTGCTCAAGCAACTGCTGCCTTATTGGGATTATATGTTCTATTTGATAAAAATGGTGTTCTTGGCACAATGTATAATAAAAGCTTCTTTGAGTTAGATTTCAAAGAAATATTCTCAGTTTATAAAGTCGGAATGCCCAGTGCTTTTGAATCAATATTCTGGCAAATATCAGCTATTATATTAACTAAGATTATCTTATCTTTTGGAGAAACTGCACTAGCTGCATATCAACTAGGACTCCAAGCAGAATCGATCTCCTATATGCCCGCAGCAGGTTTTGGTATTGCTGCTACAGCTTTTATAGGTCAAGCATTAGGCTCAAAAAATAAAACATTAGGTAAAATTTATTTCAGGGAGCTTATAAAAGGAACTTTACTCATAACTATATTCACTGCAGGAATTCTAATTTTCTTTCCAGGGGGAGTTATGAGACTATTAACAGATGATCTAGAAGTAATAAAAATAGGTTCTGTATATCTTGTTATTATGGGTCTAGTGCAAATTCCTCAAAATATCTCAGGAGTTTTAAACGGCGCTCTAAGAGGTGCAGGTTTTACTAGGGTTCCTATGATAGTTGCAGGTGTTGGAATATGGGGAATTAGGATACCATTTGCGCTTTTAATGACAAATTATTTTAAGCTTGATATTAAAGCGATATGGATTGTACTAGGTGTTGACTTAATTTGTAGATTTTTATTAAGCTTAATGTTATATAAGACTAGGAACATTTACGAACAAGAGCTTATAATTGAAGCAAAAACTTCACATTCAAATATATAG
- the pepF gene encoding oligoendopeptidase F — translation MENALKPRKEIDVSLTWDLSHIFKTDEEYEVAMKEIVEESKTMESIYKGKLDDPEIILECIEKAEKLYIKGILTGTYASLALSVDQTNTDSQMRASKNDMVLSEAFSRLTFIESELKEIDDRILDEAMNKTEKYRIFLEDIKRGKPHKLHPEVEKALASLSPILEFPYALYNQAKLADMSFDNFEVNGKEYPLSFVLFENTYQGEKSTEVRRKAFNAFSKKIKEYENTVSSAYQTQLQKEKIISAMRKFDSVFDYLLFEQKVDRELYDRQIDVIMEKLAPHMRKYAGLIKRIYDLDEVTFADLKVSIDPDYDPKVTIEESKKYIKGALSIMGEDYLNLVMRAYDERWIDFAQNIGKSTGGFCATPYGVHAYILLSWNGLMSEVFTLVHELGHAGHFMLSQQHNNLFNESPSLYFIEAPSTINEMLLTNYLMKQQDDPRFKRWVLSSMVSNTYYHNFVTHLLEAAYQREVYKIIDAGGSVHAQMLSEIKKSILEKFWGDSVIINEGAELTWMRQPHYYMGLYPYTYSAGLTVATQVSQRILTEGEKAVKDWKNVLKAGGTKTPVELAKMAGVDITTDNPLLDTIEYIGSLIDQIIQLTDEIEKN, via the coding sequence ATGGAAAATGCACTAAAGCCACGTAAAGAAATAGATGTATCATTAACTTGGGACTTATCCCATATCTTTAAAACAGACGAAGAATATGAAGTGGCAATGAAAGAAATTGTTGAAGAGTCAAAGACTATGGAAAGTATATACAAAGGTAAGCTAGATGATCCAGAAATTATATTAGAATGTATTGAAAAAGCAGAGAAGTTATATATTAAAGGAATACTGACAGGCACCTATGCTTCTCTAGCATTATCAGTAGATCAAACCAATACTGATAGTCAAATGAGAGCATCGAAAAATGATATGGTACTTTCAGAAGCCTTTAGTAGACTTACCTTTATTGAAAGTGAATTAAAGGAAATAGATGACAGAATACTTGATGAAGCTATGAATAAAACAGAAAAGTATAGGATTTTTCTTGAAGATATAAAGAGAGGTAAACCCCATAAACTGCATCCCGAGGTTGAGAAAGCTCTTGCAAGTCTGTCACCAATATTAGAGTTTCCTTATGCTTTATATAATCAAGCTAAATTAGCAGATATGAGCTTTGACAATTTTGAAGTAAATGGCAAAGAGTATCCTCTTAGCTTTGTATTATTTGAAAATACTTACCAAGGTGAAAAAAGTACAGAAGTAAGAAGAAAAGCATTTAATGCATTTTCAAAGAAAATTAAAGAGTATGAAAATACAGTATCATCTGCATATCAGACTCAACTTCAAAAAGAAAAAATCATATCTGCAATGAGAAAATTTGATTCTGTTTTTGACTATTTATTATTTGAGCAGAAGGTTGATAGAGAGCTTTATGATAGACAAATAGATGTAATAATGGAAAAGTTGGCACCTCATATGAGAAAATATGCAGGACTTATTAAGAGAATATATGATTTAGACGAAGTTACATTTGCAGACCTTAAAGTATCCATAGATCCAGATTACGATCCTAAGGTAACCATAGAAGAATCTAAAAAGTATATTAAGGGTGCACTATCTATTATGGGTGAAGATTATCTTAACTTAGTTATGAGAGCCTATGATGAAAGGTGGATAGATTTTGCTCAAAACATAGGCAAATCAACGGGAGGCTTCTGTGCAACACCTTATGGAGTGCATGCATATATTCTTCTTTCATGGAATGGACTTATGAGCGAAGTATTTACACTAGTTCATGAATTAGGTCATGCAGGGCATTTTATGTTATCGCAACAGCACAATAATTTATTCAACGAATCTCCATCACTATATTTTATAGAAGCCCCTTCAACTATAAATGAAATGCTTTTAACTAATTATCTAATGAAGCAGCAGGATGACCCTAGATTTAAGAGATGGGTGCTATCATCAATGGTAAGTAATACCTATTATCATAACTTTGTTACACATTTACTTGAGGCTGCTTATCAAAGAGAAGTTTACAAAATTATAGATGCAGGTGGAAGTGTTCATGCTCAAATGCTTAGCGAAATCAAGAAAAGTATATTAGAAAAATTCTGGGGAGATTCTGTAATTATTAATGAGGGAGCAGAATTGACTTGGATGAGACAGCCTCACTATTATATGGGACTTTATCCATACACATATAGTGCAGGACTTACAGTAGCAACTCAAGTAAGTCAAAGAATACTAACTGAAGGAGAAAAAGCAGTCAAGGATTGGAAAAATGTATTAAAGGCAGGAGGTACTAAAACACCTGTAGAGCTTGCTAAAATGGCTGGAGTAGATATAACTACAGATAATCCGCTACTAGACACTATAGAGTATATAGGAAGTCTTATAGACCAAATTATACAACTTACAGACGAAATAGAAAAAAACTAA
- a CDS encoding DUF3298 and DUF4163 domain-containing protein — protein MDFKYLPVKIQTYRYYIPTTDVLYPMVIGLENPAAQRKINEEIYKLMLDIASELRHPQFTTYITGSYEIKANERNFLSLTLGQLGNFGGAHPMTIIKALNMDVSSGKVYRLEELFKQDSGYVERISEIVSREIIERDIPVLEEFKSIRPDQDFYIVDNNLIIFFQLYEISPYVAGFPYFSIPIYVLQDIIVEDGILSRMMGI, from the coding sequence ATGGATTTTAAGTATCTACCCGTTAAGATTCAAACTTATAGGTACTATATTCCTACTACAGATGTTTTATATCCTATGGTTATTGGGTTAGAAAATCCTGCTGCACAGAGGAAGATAAATGAAGAAATCTACAAGCTTATGTTAGATATTGCTTCAGAACTAAGGCATCCTCAGTTTACAACCTATATTACAGGCTCATATGAAATTAAAGCAAATGAAAGGAATTTTTTGAGTCTTACACTAGGACAGTTAGGAAACTTTGGAGGGGCACATCCTATGACTATAATCAAAGCTTTAAACATGGATGTATCTTCGGGAAAGGTTTATAGGCTAGAAGAGCTGTTTAAGCAAGATAGTGGCTATGTTGAGAGAATATCTGAAATTGTTTCACGAGAGATTATAGAAAGAGACATACCTGTACTAGAAGAATTCAAAAGTATCAGACCAGACCAAGATTTTTATATTGTAGACAACAATCTTATAATCTTCTTTCAGCTATATGAAATTTCGCCATATGTAGCAGGCTTTCCATATTTTTCAATACCTATTTATGTATTGCAGGATATTATTGTAGAAGATGGGATACTAAGTAGGATGATGGGAATATAA
- the ychF gene encoding redox-regulated ATPase YchF translates to MKLGIVGLPNVGKSTLFNAITAAGAESANYPFCTIEPNVGVVAVPDKRLEVLAKIYNSEKILPTAIEFFDIAGLVKGASKGEGLGNKFLSHIREVEAIVHVVRCFEDENITHVEGRIDPISDIEIINIELMLSDLEAISRRIQKTEKLIKADKSLQKELDILNTIKDTIEAGSSVRAIEFSDDEKAFIKELNLLSYKPILYVANISEEDLLSNPENDYVKQVIEYASKEKSEVIVVSAQIEAEISELEDEEKKSFLNDLGLSESGLDKLISASYKLLGLMSFLTAGPKETRAWTIKTGTKAPQAAGKIHSDMEKGFIRAEVVSFDDLVSCGGYPQAREKGLVRLEGKEYVMQDGDVVVFRFNV, encoded by the coding sequence ATGAAATTAGGAATTGTAGGGTTGCCTAATGTGGGTAAGAGTACCCTTTTTAATGCTATAACAGCTGCTGGTGCAGAGTCAGCAAACTATCCGTTTTGTACTATAGAGCCTAATGTAGGCGTAGTGGCTGTACCGGACAAAAGATTAGAAGTACTAGCTAAGATTTATAATTCAGAAAAAATACTACCTACTGCAATAGAGTTCTTTGATATTGCTGGACTAGTAAAGGGAGCTAGTAAGGGAGAAGGTTTGGGTAACAAGTTCTTATCTCATATTAGAGAAGTAGAAGCAATAGTACATGTAGTAAGATGCTTTGAGGACGAAAACATCACTCACGTAGAAGGTAGAATTGACCCAATTAGCGATATCGAAATAATAAATATTGAGCTTATGCTTTCAGACTTGGAAGCTATAAGCAGAAGAATACAAAAAACAGAAAAATTAATCAAAGCAGATAAGTCATTACAAAAAGAACTTGATATATTAAATACTATAAAAGATACTATAGAAGCCGGAAGCTCAGTAAGAGCAATTGAGTTTTCAGATGATGAAAAAGCATTTATTAAAGAGTTGAACCTATTGTCTTATAAACCAATCCTATATGTAGCAAATATTTCAGAAGAGGATTTATTATCAAATCCAGAAAATGACTATGTAAAGCAAGTAATAGAATATGCTAGCAAAGAAAAATCAGAAGTGATTGTTGTATCTGCACAAATAGAAGCAGAAATATCTGAGCTAGAGGATGAAGAAAAGAAAAGCTTCCTAAATGATTTAGGACTTAGCGAGTCTGGACTTGATAAGCTAATTAGTGCAAGCTATAAGCTATTGGGTCTAATGAGTTTCTTAACTGCTGGTCCAAAGGAAACTAGAGCTTGGACAATTAAAACAGGAACTAAGGCTCCTCAAGCAGCAGGTAAAATTCACTCTGACATGGAAAAAGGATTTATTAGGGCAGAAGTTGTAAGTTTCGATGATTTAGTGTCCTGCGGTGGATACCCTCAAGCAAGAGAAAAAGGGTTAGTAAGACTTGAAGGAAAAGAATATGTAATGCAAGATGGAGATGTGGTTGTATTTAGATTTAATGTGTAA
- a CDS encoding YhcN/YlaJ family sporulation lipoprotein, whose product MKKIVRMLHIISLILLISVVISGCQAPRRPGNDIGLENGNNTDQERTQQESRVVEVNQEVIKSEAAADSLVDLRGIVDATVVFWGDKALVGVIISEGIIVEEMRNEIENIVKESNPTITSVDITTDRNIFVELDDVQQSLIRGEQINNISKDVESILNKINNTE is encoded by the coding sequence ATGAAAAAAATAGTTCGTATGCTACATATAATTTCACTTATTTTATTAATTTCAGTGGTTATATCTGGATGTCAAGCTCCTAGAAGACCTGGAAATGATATAGGTTTAGAGAATGGAAATAATACAGACCAGGAGAGAACACAGCAAGAAAGTAGAGTTGTAGAAGTAAATCAAGAAGTCATAAAAAGCGAAGCAGCTGCAGATTCTTTAGTGGACTTGAGAGGAATTGTTGATGCTACTGTAGTATTTTGGGGAGATAAGGCACTAGTGGGAGTTATTATATCTGAAGGGATAATCGTTGAAGAAATGAGAAATGAAATAGAAAACATAGTAAAAGAGTCTAATCCGACTATTACGAGCGTAGATATTACTACAGATAGAAATATATTTGTAGAACTAGATGATGTTCAACAATCCTTAATAAGAGGAGAACAGATTAATAACATAAGTAAAGATGTTGAAAGTATATTGAATAAGATAAATAATACAGAATAA
- a CDS encoding ferrochelatase, translating into MKKLIFFNKSLVYVFVFVFTAILFLVLDEPRESIFLILSTSTFLMMIKDRKKIFKVRPFLNFIIIFFLSYFISVILISTRGYTLKLMATGRKKDANGKAVLLVYEGEPEMYSFKKGIENININGTGKLFSPFILFENKRYYQSIGKSDYKKNTIGVATELQALLSNGFRVYLSYLYDTPYIEEALINIANDGYKDVIIAPVFLVDGHTSSVLKSRVEKMKLFNLNIDVKYIEPLWDSESLVNSYETIIRRRLNENNLGNTGILLIGEGQVGYNKNNFLNAVREDSMFRNRIRTKLIDGLGINEHKIKSGWFKYIEPNYLDAFSDLLDYNLGEIIVVYTKPSVTNIEIATIYKKITSKQDIPEGIKVTIIDGFLDDLLFIYELKNRIEFTNLQKWD; encoded by the coding sequence ATGAAGAAGCTAATTTTTTTTAATAAAAGCTTAGTTTATGTTTTTGTATTTGTGTTTACTGCTATACTTTTTCTTGTTCTAGACGAACCAAGAGAGAGTATCTTTCTTATTCTTTCAACTAGTACTTTTCTAATGATGATAAAAGATAGAAAGAAAATATTTAAGGTAAGGCCTTTTTTAAATTTTATCATTATCTTTTTCCTATCCTATTTTATTTCAGTTATCTTAATTAGTACTAGAGGATATACTTTAAAATTAATGGCTACTGGGAGGAAAAAAGATGCTAATGGAAAAGCTGTGTTATTAGTATATGAGGGAGAACCTGAAATGTATTCCTTTAAAAAAGGAATAGAAAACATCAATATAAATGGAACCGGTAAGTTATTTTCTCCCTTTATTTTATTTGAAAATAAGAGATACTATCAGAGTATAGGTAAGAGTGACTACAAGAAAAACACTATTGGGGTAGCAACAGAGCTTCAAGCCTTATTGTCAAATGGGTTTAGAGTTTACTTATCTTATCTATATGACACCCCTTATATAGAAGAAGCATTGATTAATATAGCTAATGATGGTTATAAGGATGTAATAATTGCTCCTGTATTTCTGGTAGATGGGCATACATCTAGTGTTTTGAAATCAAGAGTAGAAAAGATGAAACTATTTAATTTGAATATCGATGTGAAATATATAGAACCATTGTGGGATAGTGAGTCATTAGTGAACTCCTATGAAACTATTATTAGGAGACGGCTAAATGAAAACAATCTTGGAAATACTGGAATTTTATTAATTGGAGAGGGTCAGGTTGGATACAATAAAAATAATTTTCTAAATGCTGTAAGAGAAGATTCAATGTTTAGAAATAGAATTAGGACTAAACTAATAGATGGACTTGGAATCAATGAGCATAAGATTAAATCAGGTTGGTTTAAATATATAGAGCCAAATTATTTAGATGCCTTTAGTGACTTACTAGATTACAATTTAGGAGAGATAATAGTTGTATACACAAAACCTTCAGTAACTAATATTGAAATTGCTACTATATATAAAAAAATAACTTCAAAGCAGGATATTCCAGAGGGTATAAAGGTAACTATAATTGACGGATTCTTAGATGATTTATTATTTATTTATGAACTAAAAAATAGAATTGAATTTACAAATCTTCAAAAATGGGATTAG
- a CDS encoding pitrilysin family protein, giving the protein MEYSRKEIGEGIGINIINTDKFKSTFISFSFVRPLSDVEASLNALVPAVLKRGSMNYKTSIEIQKKLEELYGANLSLDVNKKGERHIIEFSIEGPEGKYTGEENYTTKLLNILIEIIYNPLIDNGAFVERYVEQEKENLVKRIEGRINDKKQYAFERAIEEMCRGEKFSVYKYGDVESVKKIDNRSLYAHYKMVLETSPIEITIVGKTEDIDYKKILSEKIDLNRKDIIYIPRENISNKMQGGKSVIFEKMDVSQGKLILGYRINIPYEDKLFDAFIVASEILGGGPNSKLFINVREKESLAYYVYSQVLKHKSIMLVSSGIEIDNFEKTKEIVKNQVDEMIRGNFTDEDINDAKNSITTSIKTLQDNNYAVAEFYLSNAISNDNRTFDSYARSIKRVTREDIIKSCQELKLDTIYFLTNEDKR; this is encoded by the coding sequence ATGGAGTACAGCAGAAAAGAGATTGGTGAAGGTATAGGAATAAACATAATAAATACAGACAAGTTTAAGTCAACCTTTATTAGCTTTAGTTTTGTAAGACCTTTATCAGATGTAGAAGCATCATTAAATGCATTAGTTCCTGCGGTCCTGAAAAGAGGAAGTATGAATTATAAGACCTCTATAGAAATACAAAAAAAGCTTGAAGAACTTTATGGTGCAAATCTAAGTCTTGATGTGAATAAGAAAGGGGAAAGGCATATAATTGAGTTTTCTATAGAAGGCCCAGAGGGAAAATATACAGGAGAAGAAAACTATACTACTAAGCTTTTAAATATTCTTATAGAAATTATATATAATCCTTTAATTGATAACGGGGCTTTTGTGGAGAGATATGTTGAGCAAGAAAAAGAAAACCTAGTAAAGAGAATCGAAGGACGAATTAATGACAAGAAGCAATATGCTTTTGAAAGAGCTATAGAGGAAATGTGTAGAGGCGAAAAATTTAGCGTATATAAGTATGGAGATGTTGAAAGTGTAAAGAAAATAGATAATAGAAGTCTTTATGCTCACTATAAAATGGTTTTAGAAACTAGTCCTATAGAAATAACAATAGTAGGGAAAACAGAAGATATAGACTATAAAAAGATTCTAAGTGAAAAGATAGATTTAAATAGAAAAGACATTATTTATATACCGAGAGAAAACATATCAAATAAAATGCAAGGTGGTAAAAGTGTCATATTTGAAAAAATGGATGTAAGTCAAGGGAAATTGATATTAGGCTATAGAATAAATATACCATATGAGGATAAATTGTTTGATGCTTTTATAGTTGCAAGTGAAATACTCGGCGGAGGACCTAATTCTAAACTCTTTATAAATGTAAGAGAAAAAGAAAGTCTAGCTTATTATGTGTATTCACAAGTGCTTAAGCACAAGTCCATTATGTTAGTATCTTCTGGCATTGAGATTGACAACTTTGAGAAGACAAAGGAAATAGTAAAGAATCAAGTAGATGAAATGATTCGAGGTAATTTTACTGATGAGGATATAAATGATGCTAAAAACTCAATCACGACTTCAATAAAGACACTACAAGATAATAACTATGCTGTAGCAGAGTTTTATTTAAGTAATGCGATATCTAATGATAATAGAACTTTTGATTCTTATGCAAGAAGTATCAAAAGAGTTACAAGAGAGGATATTATTAAATCCTGTCAAGAATTAAAGTTAGATACTATTTATTTCTTAACTAATGAAGACAAGAGGTGA
- a CDS encoding pitrilysin family protein: protein MRINSIKSKRLNEEVLSVELSNGLRVFYMPKKSYVKKYAIYSTNYGSIDNTFVPIGEEKVITVPEGIAHFLEHKLFEEPEVSIFDEFAKLGSYVNAFTSNNQTAYLFSCVDEFEKNLELLVKFVQNPYFTNENVEKEKGIIEQEIRMYNDAPDWKVYSNCLSAMYVNHPVKIDIAGTIESIKSINKGLLYRCYNTFYNPSNMLLFMIGDIDFKKAISIIERLQRSSEKSEKSISRIKVQEPNYINKSIVEESLSVSIPLFYIGFKDLDIGYDGEKLVHKEICTNILLEILFGNSADFYQELYEEGLVNNNFGFQYLGHKDYGFAILAGESKNPKEVHKRALENIELVMKKGISEDDFERTKRKLMGYHITDLNSIDNLATSYINYFYKNFSMLKYLDVLESITMYDLEKRCENFLNEKTCCLSIVNPK from the coding sequence TTGAGAATAAATTCAATAAAAAGCAAAAGACTAAATGAAGAGGTACTTAGTGTAGAATTGAGCAATGGATTAAGAGTTTTTTATATGCCTAAGAAAAGCTATGTTAAAAAATATGCCATATATTCGACTAATTATGGTTCTATTGATAACACTTTCGTTCCAATTGGAGAAGAAAAGGTAATAACAGTTCCAGAGGGCATAGCACACTTTTTAGAACATAAACTTTTCGAGGAGCCGGAAGTGAGTATTTTTGATGAATTTGCTAAATTAGGTTCATACGTAAATGCATTCACAAGCAATAATCAAACTGCTTATCTTTTTTCATGTGTAGATGAGTTTGAAAAGAATTTAGAACTACTAGTTAAATTTGTTCAGAATCCTTACTTTACAAATGAAAATGTAGAAAAAGAGAAGGGAATTATTGAACAAGAAATCAGAATGTATAATGATGCTCCTGATTGGAAGGTATATTCAAATTGTCTTTCTGCCATGTATGTTAATCATCCAGTGAAGATTGATATTGCAGGTACTATAGAAAGCATAAAAAGCATAAATAAGGGGCTATTATATAGATGCTATAATACATTCTATAATCCTAGCAATATGCTTTTATTTATGATAGGAGATATTGATTTTAAAAAAGCTATATCTATAATTGAGAGATTACAAAGAAGTTCTGAAAAATCTGAAAAGAGTATATCAAGAATTAAGGTTCAAGAACCTAATTATATTAATAAAAGTATCGTAGAGGAAAGTCTAAGTGTTTCTATCCCTTTATTTTATATTGGCTTTAAGGATTTAGATATAGGATATGATGGTGAAAAGCTTGTACATAAAGAAATTTGTACAAATATTTTACTTGAAATATTATTTGGAAATAGTGCAGATTTCTATCAGGAGTTATATGAAGAAGGACTAGTAAATAACAACTTTGGATTTCAGTATTTAGGACATAAAGACTACGGTTTTGCCATATTGGCAGGAGAATCTAAGAATCCTAAGGAAGTCCATAAGAGGGCATTAGAAAACATAGAGTTAGTGATGAAGAAAGGTATTTCTGAAGATGATTTCGAAAGAACTAAGAGAAAACTAATGGGATATCATATTACGGACTTAAATTCTATTGATAATCTAGCTACAAGCTATATAAATTACTTTTACAAGAATTTTTCTATGCTTAAATATTTAGATGTCCTAGAAAGTATAACCATGTATGATTTAGAAAAAAGATGCGAAAATTTTTTAAATGAGAAAACTTGCTGCTTATCAATTGTGAATCCTAAGTAG